Proteins encoded by one window of Streptomyces sp. NBC_01571:
- a CDS encoding epoxide hydrolase family protein, with product MSDTAASTAIRSFTFEFPEAELQDLRARIEATRFPEKETVADQSQGTQLSTVQELARYWAKEYDWRKVEAKLNSYPQFITEIDGLDIHFIHVRSKHENALPVIVTHGWPGSVVEQLKIIEPLTNPTAHGGDASDAFHVVIPSMPGYGFSGKPSEKGWSPERIAAAWGELMKRLGYTEYVAQGGDWGAIVTDLMGSQEPEGLIGIHTNMPKVIPTDIDAALAKGDPLPEGLTLSDEEQTAVDQLDFVYRHVYYAYMMGSRPQSLTGLADSPVGLASFLLDHDAKSLAMITRAFDGVSEGLSRDDVLDNVTLFWLTNTAVSAARLYAENTTPFFAVNGVKLPVAVSVFPDELYQAPKSWTAQAYPNLVHYNRLPKGGHFAAWEQPELLVNELRTGFRSMR from the coding sequence ATGTCTGACACTGCCGCATCGACGGCAATCCGGTCCTTCACCTTCGAATTCCCCGAGGCGGAGCTCCAGGACCTGCGTGCGCGCATCGAGGCGACGCGTTTCCCCGAGAAGGAGACCGTCGCCGACCAGTCCCAGGGCACGCAGCTTTCCACGGTTCAGGAACTGGCGCGGTACTGGGCGAAGGAGTACGACTGGCGCAAGGTCGAGGCGAAGCTGAACTCCTACCCGCAGTTCATCACCGAGATCGACGGGCTGGACATCCACTTCATCCACGTCCGCTCCAAGCACGAAAACGCCCTGCCGGTGATCGTGACGCACGGGTGGCCGGGTTCGGTCGTCGAGCAGCTGAAGATCATCGAGCCGCTCACCAACCCGACCGCTCATGGCGGGGACGCCTCGGACGCTTTCCACGTGGTGATTCCGTCGATGCCCGGCTACGGGTTCTCCGGTAAGCCCTCGGAGAAGGGCTGGAGCCCGGAGCGCATCGCTGCCGCGTGGGGTGAGCTGATGAAGCGCCTGGGCTACACCGAATACGTCGCGCAGGGCGGCGACTGGGGTGCGATCGTCACCGACCTGATGGGTTCGCAGGAGCCCGAGGGCCTGATCGGCATCCACACCAACATGCCGAAGGTGATTCCGACCGACATCGACGCCGCGCTCGCCAAGGGCGACCCGCTGCCCGAGGGCCTGACACTGTCCGACGAGGAGCAGACGGCGGTCGACCAGCTGGACTTCGTGTACCGGCACGTCTACTACGCGTACATGATGGGTTCGCGTCCGCAGTCCCTGACCGGGCTGGCGGACTCCCCGGTGGGTCTGGCGTCCTTCCTGCTCGACCACGACGCGAAGAGCCTGGCCATGATCACCCGTGCTTTCGACGGTGTGAGCGAGGGTCTGTCCCGTGATGACGTCCTGGACAACGTCACGCTGTTCTGGCTGACGAACACCGCGGTCTCCGCGGCCCGTCTCTACGCGGAGAACACGACTCCGTTCTTCGCCGTCAACGGGGTCAAGCTCCCGGTCGCCGTGAGCGTCTTCCCCGACGAGCTCTACCAGGCCCCCAAGAGCTGGACCGCGCAGGCCTATCCGAACCTCGTCCACTACAACCGGCTCCCCAAGGGCGGGCACTTCGCCGCCTGGGAGCAGCCGGAGCTCCTCGTGAACGAGCTTCGCACAGGCTTCCGCTCCATGCGCTAG
- a CDS encoding twin-arginine translocation signal domain-containing protein, which translates to MRTTQDFSRRGLLKATAVTGASAVVLPGIAAAEAPGASALASEAGGATCGPAKLTGRIVRPNDPDYANASLGWDELFRVPTGEPVASRAVRMARWSIASWASQS; encoded by the coding sequence ATACGGACCACGCAGGACTTTTCTCGTCGCGGACTGCTGAAGGCCACGGCGGTCACCGGTGCGAGCGCGGTCGTTCTCCCGGGCATCGCGGCCGCGGAGGCCCCGGGCGCGAGCGCCCTCGCCTCCGAGGCCGGAGGCGCGACGTGCGGGCCGGCGAAGCTGACCGGCCGCATAGTCCGTCCCAACGATCCCGACTACGCGAACGCGAGCCTCGGGTGGGACGAGCTCTTCCGGGTGCCGACTGGGGAACCCGTGGCGAGCCGGGCGGTCAGAATGGCGCGATGGAGCATCGCCTCGTGGGCATCCCAGAGTTGA
- a CDS encoding 2-phosphosulfolactate phosphatase yields MEHRLVGIPELTGVPRVAVVIDVMRAFTVAAWAFSRGVERIVLASSESEALALKESHSGWLALKDGAPAAGFDAVNSPGLLRSRDFAGRTLVQKTTAGTVGALAVANAPLVLCASFVVAGPTARFLRTRDAGPVTFVVTGEGGRADEDRACAEYIGRCMAGGDVDPAPYLHRARTSRAAADLAGGLRSGYHPDDVDLCLEIDRFSFAMTARQEESLTVLRPVAVPTIPSGLR; encoded by the coding sequence ATGGAGCATCGCCTCGTGGGCATCCCAGAGTTGACCGGCGTTCCCCGTGTCGCCGTCGTCATCGACGTCATGCGCGCCTTCACCGTGGCTGCCTGGGCCTTCTCGCGAGGCGTCGAGAGGATCGTCCTCGCCTCATCGGAGAGTGAGGCACTTGCCCTGAAGGAAAGCCACTCGGGTTGGCTGGCTCTGAAGGACGGAGCGCCGGCAGCGGGCTTCGACGCGGTGAACTCACCCGGCTTGCTCAGGTCACGCGATTTCGCCGGCCGCACGCTGGTGCAGAAGACGACGGCAGGAACCGTGGGCGCGCTGGCCGTCGCGAACGCGCCGCTGGTCCTGTGCGCGAGCTTCGTGGTGGCCGGCCCGACCGCGCGGTTCCTGCGGACCAGGGATGCCGGTCCGGTGACGTTCGTTGTCACCGGCGAGGGAGGCCGGGCCGACGAGGACCGGGCCTGCGCCGAATACATTGGCCGATGTATGGCCGGAGGCGATGTCGACCCGGCCCCCTACCTCCACCGCGCGAGGACTTCTCGTGCCGCGGCGGACCTCGCCGGTGGGCTGCGGAGTGGTTACCACCCGGACGATGTCGATCTCTGTCTGGAGATCGACAGGTTCTCCTTCGCCATGACGGCTCGCCAGGAAGAGTCCCTGACGGTGCTCCGTCCCGTTGCGGTGCCCACCATCCCGTCCGGTCTCCGCTGA
- a CDS encoding HTTM domain-containing protein has translation MGTEQIPRITPTAPAPDGSGGRRKAHSGPVQWLVDRAAAAGELLTGRPVSLYAASVLRIGYGLLYLVFLLREFPHRDEIWGPDSPWTPALARQLFDQTGWNSILTLSDSRAYFELCYALALVTSALFVLGWRTRALSVLFAVVVVSFHARAIFMTDGGDNLVLLMAIYLALTACGRRWSLDARRVRLRTARGGAPAPRVEHHFLRQLRASLATLTTVVHNCGMFVIAAQVCFLYGSAGLFKVQGASWGAGTALHFVLNLRLFQPWPALSHYVDQHTILIAIAGYLTVLLQVAFPFVLFGRLKYPVLAMLLGMHLGIAVLMGLPLFSGAMIVADAVFLPDRFYVFLPRLCRRVGLRTGVWRPAPSRATGAGSVPAQGGPGVPGPKRPSASPEPRDTPVTTELASGKD, from the coding sequence ATGGGAACTGAGCAGATCCCCCGGATCACCCCCACGGCACCCGCACCCGACGGGTCGGGGGGCCGGCGGAAGGCGCACTCGGGCCCCGTCCAGTGGCTCGTCGACCGGGCCGCGGCCGCGGGGGAACTTCTGACCGGTCGGCCGGTGTCCCTGTACGCCGCGTCGGTGCTGCGCATCGGCTACGGACTGCTCTACCTGGTCTTTCTGCTGCGCGAGTTCCCGCACCGTGACGAGATCTGGGGCCCCGACTCCCCGTGGACCCCCGCGCTGGCGCGACAGCTCTTCGACCAGACAGGGTGGAACAGCATCCTGACCCTGTCCGACAGCCGCGCCTACTTCGAGCTCTGCTACGCGCTCGCCCTCGTCACGTCCGCGCTGTTCGTACTGGGCTGGCGGACGCGCGCCCTGTCCGTCCTCTTCGCCGTCGTGGTGGTCTCGTTCCATGCCCGGGCGATCTTCATGACGGACGGGGGCGACAACCTGGTCCTGCTGATGGCCATCTATCTCGCCCTCACCGCGTGCGGCCGGCGCTGGTCCCTGGACGCACGGAGGGTCCGGCTGAGGACCGCTCGTGGCGGCGCCCCGGCGCCGCGGGTGGAGCACCACTTCCTCCGACAACTCCGCGCGTCCCTGGCCACCTTGACCACGGTGGTCCACAACTGCGGCATGTTCGTCATCGCGGCCCAGGTCTGTTTCCTCTACGGATCAGCCGGCCTGTTCAAGGTCCAGGGCGCTTCCTGGGGCGCCGGAACCGCTCTCCACTTCGTCCTGAACCTCCGGCTCTTCCAGCCCTGGCCCGCGCTCTCCCACTACGTGGACCAGCACACGATCCTGATCGCGATCGCCGGCTACCTGACGGTGCTCCTGCAGGTGGCCTTCCCGTTCGTGCTGTTCGGCAGGCTCAAGTACCCGGTTCTCGCCATGCTGCTGGGTATGCACCTCGGCATCGCGGTGCTCATGGGGCTGCCTCTCTTCTCCGGCGCGATGATCGTCGCGGACGCCGTGTTCCTGCCCGACCGCTTCTACGTCTTCCTTCCTCGCCTGTGCCGACGCGTGGGGCTGCGGACAGGTGTGTGGCGGCCGGCACCCTCGCGGGCGACGGGAGCCGGGTCGGTACCCGCGCAGGGCGGGCCCGGCGTACCCGGCCCGAAGCGTCCCTCCGCTTCGCCGGAACCGAGAGACACCCCGGTCACCACAGAGCTCGCGTCCGGCAAGGACTGA